The Dasania marina DSM 21967 genome has a window encoding:
- a CDS encoding transposase: protein MQYKPNKRYTEAFRLEAVRRSIETPGTLAQLAVDLDINIGLLHRWRRIYLSDNNMLVASLKKTRPPEKSYKALEA, encoded by the coding sequence ATGCAATACAAACCCAATAAACGATACACGGAGGCTTTTCGGCTCGAAGCCGTCCGGCGTTCTATTGAAACCCCTGGTACGCTGGCTCAGCTTGCGGTTGATCTAGACATTAACATCGGTCTACTGCATCGTTGGCGTAGAATTTATCTATCTGACAATAACATGCTGGTAGCCTCCTTGAAGAAAACACGCCCCCCTGAAAAAAGTTATAAGGCCCTTGAGGC
- a CDS encoding YchJ family protein: MNTAIPLCLCGSKKNFADCCQPLLIGEQQAQTAEQLMRSRYSAFCKHDVDYLIATHHPSKREDDDKEQLRKTLASCRWLRLQIVQSQQGQANDDSGTVEFIAEYQENKQLFQLCEKSSFIKEDGHWYYLDGAVSNSHQAQPVKLGRNDPCWCGSGKKHKKCHG, translated from the coding sequence ATGAATACTGCGATTCCCTTATGCCTCTGCGGCAGCAAGAAAAACTTCGCCGACTGCTGCCAGCCACTGTTAATAGGTGAGCAACAGGCGCAAACCGCTGAGCAATTAATGCGTTCGCGCTATAGCGCCTTTTGTAAGCATGATGTGGATTATCTTATTGCCACTCATCACCCTTCAAAACGTGAAGACGACGATAAAGAACAGCTTAGGAAAACTTTAGCCAGCTGCCGATGGCTGCGTTTACAAATAGTGCAAAGCCAACAAGGCCAGGCCAATGATGACAGCGGCACGGTAGAATTTATTGCCGAGTATCAAGAAAACAAACAACTGTTTCAGCTGTGCGAAAAATCGAGTTTTATTAAAGAAGATGGCCACTGGTATTACCTAGACGGCGCTGTTTCTAACAGCCACCAAGCCCAACCGGTAAAACTAGGCCGCAACGATCCATGCTGGTGTGGTAGTGGTAAAAAACATAAGAAGTGTCATGGGTGA
- a CDS encoding pyrimidine/purine nucleoside phosphorylase, whose translation MLKINEYFDGKVASIAFQTSNLPATVGVMAIGSYKFGTTQKEVMTVVSGDLTVKLESDGEWVNYQAGESFTITANSSFDVKVMIETAYFCTYE comes from the coding sequence ATGCTTAAAATTAACGAATACTTTGACGGCAAGGTTGCCTCTATCGCATTTCAAACCTCTAACCTGCCTGCAACCGTAGGTGTAATGGCTATAGGCAGCTATAAGTTTGGCACCACTCAAAAAGAAGTCATGACTGTTGTCAGTGGCGACCTAACCGTTAAGCTAGAGAGTGATGGCGAATGGGTGAATTACCAAGCAGGAGAGAGTTTTACCATTACTGCCAACTCATCATTTGACGTTAAAGTTATGATTGAAACCGCCTATTTTTGCACCTACGAATAA